In the genome of Leptotrichia sp. HSP-536, the window ATCTATTATTTTGCATTGATTCCTATTTCCATTATTCTATTTGTATTAATTCCTATTTTAAACAGAGAAAATAAGGAAAAATATCTGCAGTCTGAATTTTCAGATTTTGTTATAACAGGTATCTTTGCACTTATTCTCTCTGCTGGAATTGGAATAGTACTGACAACAGTGAATTATCTTTTTTTTAAGTCTAGAAGTTTCTTCATTTTCAGACTGACTATGTATTCTTCTTGGTTTATAGCTGAAGTCCTTGGAGCGTCGCTGTTCCTATCTTTATTAAAAAAGCCTGATGACGATTTGGAAAACTATGAATTTCCATCTATCTTCAATTCATTGATTAAGTTTGTAATTATTCCGTTAATTGCTATTTACACAGGTGTTTTATATATTTATATGGCTAAAACTGTTATTTCTATGCAATTACCAAAAGGATTAATTTCTCATCTTGTGCTTTGGTACACAGCATTTAGTGTTATTATTATGATTTTAATAACACCATTTACACAAAAAGATAAATTTTTAGGGAATTTCAAAAAATATTTTCCATATTTTTCAATACCTTTAATATTTGCTTCACTATTTGCACTTTTCCAACGAATTTATCAATACGGAATTACAGAAAAACGGTACTATGTACTAATCTTAATATTCTGGCTACTTTTCTGCATGATTTTATTCATCAGAAAAATGAATATTACAGGTATTTTCATAAGTCTAATCGCTTGTGTAGTAATCGCAGTTTATACTCCGTTTAGTGCCAAAAGTGTAAGTAATTTCAGTCAAAAAGAAAGATTAAAAAGAATGCTTGTAAAATATGGAGCATTAAAAGATGGAAAAATTTCTAAAATTACACAGAAATTGGCTGACAGGGAAGGAAACCAGATTCATACAACAATTGCATATATTTCTAACAACAGCACTATTCAAAAATTAA includes:
- a CDS encoding DUF4153 domain-containing protein, translated to MKIKENLKKLLLHFKSGFERFPITIILAFIHFITGVYIAEVRSFESDNFIEINLLIFGSIFITAMAEIIWEKYLYGKNRWLVRGIYSVITFVLSIIFYVEYLRTNDYYNIYYFALIPISIILFVLIPILNRENKEKYLQSEFSDFVITGIFALILSAGIGIVLTTVNYLFFKSRSFFIFRLTMYSSWFIAEVLGASLFLSLLKKPDDDLENYEFPSIFNSLIKFVIIPLIAIYTGVLYIYMAKTVISMQLPKGLISHLVLWYTAFSVIIMILITPFTQKDKFLGNFKKYFPYFSIPLIFASLFALFQRIYQYGITEKRYYVLILIFWLLFCMILFIRKMNITGIFISLIACVVIAVYTPFSAKSVSNFSQKERLKRMLVKYGALKDGKISKITQKLADREGNQIHTTIAYISNNSTIQKLNFKNEKGEVYSTLEDLEKGLDVKESWKDYYVYESEDEEIPEKQKVITYEIRNIENSEVISDTAGYDNFISYRKIDNAEPIDQENESEKYKITTRNKLITIKSKDGMELAKINYEDAIKQIVSKLKTLKLQDKKNEGYEVSQKDLEYIGTEGKINYKISLRRIDEQIVDGKTKDLYYEEFDFMFSEKK